In Spinacia oleracea cultivar Varoflay chromosome 5, BTI_SOV_V1, whole genome shotgun sequence, a single window of DNA contains:
- the LOC130461425 gene encoding protein FAR1-RELATED SEQUENCE 5-like yields the protein MENLIRSVIQSTQRIQVPVEPDIQDATMEDVLNNCIENNALAQEREEEEAMEAEEQHIISDSEVLVFEKVTDIKVKVEVFRVFEKVTDIKVKVEVFRVFEKVTDIKVKVEVFRVKVKYVKFKVIAITEPDEDIVGTLMGYTAETLEELLGFYEKHASEVGFSIRKGNTRFKVGTRIVLEKTYVCSAAGVTNNGKNKKKKVQTVVPVVPKKERKPRQVSITRTQCRACLRVKMNSEGRYEVVNHVIMHNHDLTRSQWHYLHRSERQMTEEKREAIETMQKSGLSCTASFNYMAIEAGGEENLGHSKKDHLNYCTRLKMKQIEGGDAQAVTDIMYLELEGDPNFFVRFRLDEKGKLRSLFWRDSMMMEDYGIFGDIVVFDTTYRTNRYNLICAPIVGINNHWNNYMFGCAFIGDEKIESFVWLLQTFKKSMGGKSPISIFTDQDAAMNNAINQVFPDSRHRLCVWHLHQNAITRFGALKRDPTFKKTFNYCLYKCVTVVEFETNWRSILQQYELIGEEWFTNVYDLREKWCPALSKDFFSAGILSSQRSESTNHAIGFRENRTTSFYRLFKGTIQRWRSTEKQVEFSCSKSVPSSALPLSGLLKHASEVYTLSLFRDFEEEFGYSIATTAKLIWKQENTEFYAVSIDEEPWSVQRVTYIHESQTVSCTCKNFEASGWLCYHCIRILHLHSANRIPEQYIKKRWTKSAKSSVFNKLENEKPEEVQYTPWRQTMARKYYNLILKSQSNEETRTLMEDGYAASVSLVDELLASLNVSNTDDASTTETSATTTPETSATAAPETNATSAY from the exons ATGGAAAACCTAATTAGGAGTGTGATTCAATCCACTCAAAGAATTCAAGTTCCTGTTGAACCTGATATTCAAGATGCAACAATGGAGGACGTTCTCAACAATTGCATTGAAAACAATGCTTTGGCACAGGAACGTGAAGAAGAGGAGGCAATGGAAGCTGAAGAACAACAtattatttctgattctgaag TATTGGTGTTTGAAAAAGTTACAGATAtcaaagttaaagttgaggtTTTCAGA GTGTTTGAAAAAGTTACAGATAtcaaagttaaagttgaggttttcaga GTGTTTGAAAAAGTTACAGATAtcaaagttaaagttgaggttttcagagtaaaagttaagtaTGTAAAAT ttaaagtaatTGCAATAACAGAACCGGATGAAGATATTGTTGGAACACTGATGGGATACACTGCCGAAACACTGGAGGAACTTCTAGGTTTCTACGAAAAACATGCTAGTGAGGTTGGGTTTTCCATAAGGAAAGGAAACACGAGATTCAAAGTTGGGACAAGAATCGTGCTTGAAAAGACATATGTTTGTTCAGCAGCAGGAGTAACAAACAAtggaaagaacaaaaagaaaaaagtgcaAACAGTTGTTCCTGTAGTgcccaaaaaagagagaaaaccaAGACAAGTTTCGATCACGAGAACTCAATGTAGGGCTTGCTTGAGAGTGAAAATGAATTCTGAAGGCAGATATGAGGTTGTTAATCACGTGATAATGCACAACCATGATTTAACTAGAAGTCAATGGCACTACTTGCATAGATCTGAAAGGCAAATGACGGAAGAGAAGAGGGAGGCAATTGAAACTATGCAAAAATCTG GTCTGTCATGCACGGCTTCCTTTAACTACATGGCAATTGAAGCTGGAGGTGAAGAAAATTTAGGACACTCGAAGAAAGACCATCTAAATTACTGCACGAggttaaaaatgaagcaaatagAAGGAGGTGATGCACAAGCAGTAACTGACATAATGTATTTAGAGCTTGAAGGTGACCCAAACTTCTTTGTTAGATTTAGATTAGATGAAAAAGGCAAATTGAGGAGTTTGTTTTGGAGGGACTCTATGATGATGGAAGACTATGGAATTTTTGGAGATATAGTGGTTTTTGACACAACCTATAGAACAAACAGGTATAACCTAATTTGTGCCCCAAtagttggaataaacaaccactgGAACAATTACATGTTTGGTTGTGCATTCATAGGAGATGAAAAGATTGAGTCGTTTGTGTGGCTTCTacaaactttcaaaaagtcaatGGGAGGAAAAAGTCCAATATCAATCTTTACAGATCAAGATGCAGCAATGAACAATGCCATCAATCAG GTCTTTCCAGATTCAAGACACAGATTATGTGTATGGCATTTGCATCAGAATGCTATTACCAGATTCGGGGCATTGAAACGAGATCCAACTTTTAAGAAGACATTCAACTATTGCTTGTATAAGTGTGTCACAGTAGTTGAATTTGAAACCAATTGGAGATCAATCCTGCAACAATATGAGCTGATAGGGGAAGAGTGGTTTACAAATGTATACGATTTGAGAGAAAAATGGTGCCCTGCGCTAAGCAAAGACTTCTTTTCAGCTGGGATTTTGTCTTCACAACGAAGTGAAAGCACTAATCACGCCATCGGATTTAGAGAAAACAGAACAACAAGTTTCTATAGATTGTTCAAAGGTACAATACAGCGTTGGAGAAGTACAGAAAAGCAAGTTGAATTCTCTTGTAGTAAATCGGTTCCATCCTCGGCTTTACCACTATCTGGATTGCTGAAACATGCATCAGAAGTTTACACGTTGTCACTATTCAGAGACTTTGAGGAGGAATTTGGATATTCAATTGCAACAACAGCAAAATTAATTTGGAAACAAG AAAATACTGAGTTCTATGCTGTGTCCATTGATGAAGAACCTTGGTCTGTACAGAGAGTAACATACATCCACGAGAGCCAAACAGTATCATGTACGTGTAAAAACTTTGAAGCTTCGGGATGGTTGTGCTACCACTGCATTAGGATATTGCACCTTCATTCGGCTAACCGGATTCCAGAACAGTACATCAAAAAGAGGTGGACAAAATCTGCCAAGTCATCAGTTTTTAACaaattagaaaatgaaaaacCAGAAGAGGTGCAGTACACACCTTGGCGCCAAACCATGGCTAGGAAATACTACAACCTTATCTTGAAAAGCCAGTCAAATGAGGAGACAAGAACCCTTATGGAGGATGGTTATGCCGCTAGTGTGTCTCTGGTTGATGAACTTCTAGCGTCATTAAATGTTTCAAACACTGACGACGCTTCAACCACAGAAACAAGTGCAACAACAACACCTGAAACAAGTGCAACAGCAGCACCTGAAACAAATGCAACATCAGCATATTAA
- the LOC110786937 gene encoding ACT domain-containing protein ACR10, producing the protein MGILQDDVVIFKAAEKEGDPTIITVNCPDQLGLACDLCRILLFFGFRISRVDFATDGKWCYIVLWVMGKPTTKWGLVKKRLVAACPSCNSISGISYYRAELLQPPKPPEVFLLKLCCHDRRGLLHDITEVLCELELNIQRVKVSTTPDGKVLDLFFITDTRELLHTKKRQEDTKEHLRANLEDAVMCDIEKVSLEVTACSQASTFLPSAITDETFNFEIPDKHYTGTSLTNCVSITVDNTLSPSHTLVQIVCRDYKGLLYDMMRTFKDYNIQISYGRGSTKQKRNCEIDLFIVQADGKKIVDPSKQNALRSRLLKEVAQPLKVAVVSRGPDTELLVANPVEISGKGRPGVFYDVTLALKMLNLCIFSAEIVRHIIEHRECEVYRFLLQEGECLSVSRNKIKERVWNTLMGWE; encoded by the exons ATGGGGATTTTGCAAGATGATGTTGTAATATTTAAGGCAGCAGAGAAAGAAGGAGACCCAACTATAATTACTGTTAACTGTCCTGATCAACTTGGATTGGCTTGTGATCTTTGTCGCATCCTCCTCTTTTTTGGATTCAGAATCAGCAGAGTAG ATTTTGCAACAGATGGGAAATGGTGCTACATAGTGTTATGGGTAATGGGGAAGCCAACAACAAAGTGGGGTTTGGTGAAGAAGAGATTGGTGGCAGCATGCCCTTCTTGTAACTCAATTTCTGGGATTTCTTATTATAGGGCTGAGTTGTTGCAGCCACCTAAACCTCCTGAAGTTTTTTTATTGAAGTTATGCTGTCATGATAGAAGAGGCCTTTTACATG ATATCACTGAGGTTTTGTGCGAGCTCGAGCTCAATATACAAAGAGTGAAGGTATCCACAACTCCAGATGGGAAAGTGTTGGACCTCTTTTTCATTACAGACACCAG GGAACTACTGCATACAAAGAAAAGACAAGAGGATACCAAAGAGCATTTAAGAGCTAATCTAGAGGACGCTGTGATGTGTGACATAGAAAAGGTTAGCCTTGAAGTCACTGCCTGTTCACAAGCGTCTACATTTCTTCCTTCTGCAATCACGGACGAAACATTCAACTTTGAGATACCCGATAAACACTATACTGGAACTAGTCTCACCAATTGTGTATCTATCACTGTGGATAACACTCTTAGTCCTTCTCATACCCTTGTCCAAATTGTTTGCCGAGATTATAAAGGTCTTCTTTATGACATGATGCGTACGTTCAAGGATTATAACATCCAG ATCTCTTATGGACGAGGCTCGACAAAGCAGAAAAGGAATTGTGAGATTGATTTATTCATTGTGCAAGCTGATGGAAAGAAGATAGTTGACCCTAGTAAGCAAAACGCATTGCGGTCTCGTCTATTGAAAGAAGTAGCTCAACCACTTAAAGTTGCTGTTGTCAGTCGTGGCCCTGATACAGAGTTGCTGGTTGCAAACCCAGTGGAGATATCCGGAAAGGGGAGGCCTGGAGTCTTCTATGATGTCACCCTTGCTCTGAAAATGCTGAATTTATGCATCTTTTCG GCTGAGATTGTGAGGCACATAATTGAGCACCGTGAATGTGAAGTTTACCGGTTCTTGCTCCAGGAAGGGGAATGTTTATCAGTTTCTAGGAATAAAATCAAAGAGAGGGTATGGAACACATTGATGGGATGGGAGTGA
- the LOC110786936 gene encoding glycine-rich RNA-binding protein RZ1C — protein sequence MAARDGYRIFVGGLGWNTSQRHLEDAFVRYGKIIDSLVMVDRETGRPRGFGFITFADRRAMEDAIRSMHGRELDGRVISVNKAEPRMGAEDPYDAYGGDRRSGGRESYRGGERPGERSDECFKCGRAGHWARDCPSNGGGRYSSQSEFGRSGLQGDRDYDRHYDRAGGGRYDSRDRLESRDVYVSRDRYSTERYPPAGDRFGSDRFMDRYPQNGYVRDRDYERDGGIRGGDRYAAGGPTRYDKGSYRDRVHPYDAPRRTSRR from the exons ATGGCTGCGAGAGATGGCTACCGTATTTTTGTTGGAGGGTTAGGTTGGAACACCTCGCAAAGGCACTTAGAAGATGCTTTTGTTCGTTATGGGAAAATCATTGATTCTTTG GTAATGGTGGACAGGGAGACTGGCCGCCCTCGTGGATTTGGATTCATAACATTTGCTGACCGCAGAGCTATGGAAGATGCCATAAGGAGTATGCATGGAAGAGAGTTGGATGGCCGGGTTATCTCAGTGAACAAGGCAGAGCCACGAATGGGAGCTGAGGATCCTTATGATGCTTATGGTGGAGATCGTAGATCAGGTGGTAGGGAGAGCTACAGAGGTGGAGAAAGACCGGGGGAGCGATCTGATGAGTGCTTTAAGTGTGGTCGTGCAGGGCACTGGGCTAGGGATTGCCCTTCGAACGGCGGTGGCAGGTACTCGTCACAATCTGAATTTGGTAGATCTGGTCTACAGGGAGATCGTGATTATGATCGTCATTACGATCGTGCTGGTGGGGGGCGTTATGACAGTAGAGATCGTTTAGAGAGCAGAGATGTGTATGTGTCCCGTGATCGCTATAGCACTGAAAGGTACCCTCCTGCTGGTGATCGTTTTGGAAGTGATAGATTTATGGATCGATACCCCCAAAATGGATATGTCCGGGACAGGGATTATGAAAGGGATGGAGGCATTAGAGGTGGTGATAGGTATGCTGCTGGCGGACCAACCCGTTATGACAAAGGAAGCTACAGAGACCGGGTTCACCCTTATGATGCTCCTCGGAGAACCAGCCGGCGTTGA